One genomic window of Sphingomonas sp. C3-2 includes the following:
- the ftsE gene encoding cell division ATP-binding protein FtsE, whose translation MTSIVQFENVGLRYGTGAETLSDLSFSLPEGAFCVLTGPSGAGKTSLLRLLYLAQRPSRGLIRLFGEDVVTLPREKLPAMRRRIGVVFQDFRLVPHLSAFDNIALPLRVMGQSEREIEAPVNEMLAWVGLSDRASARPATLSGGEQQRVAIARAVIGRPDLLVADEPTGNVDPEMAERLLHLFDGLNKLGTTIVVATHDIHLLNRVPRAALMRLDRGRVTDPTDELRHALRLEAGTPA comes from the coding sequence ATGACGAGCATTGTGCAGTTCGAAAATGTCGGCCTGCGCTATGGCACAGGCGCCGAAACGCTCTCGGATCTGAGCTTTTCGCTCCCCGAGGGCGCGTTTTGCGTGCTTACGGGGCCGTCGGGCGCGGGCAAGACCTCGCTGCTCCGGCTTCTGTATCTGGCGCAGCGCCCCAGCCGCGGGCTTATCCGCCTGTTCGGTGAGGATGTCGTTACCCTCCCCCGCGAAAAGCTGCCCGCGATGCGGCGGCGCATCGGCGTGGTGTTTCAGGATTTCCGGCTGGTCCCGCATCTTTCTGCCTTCGACAATATTGCGCTGCCGCTCCGCGTCATGGGGCAGAGCGAGCGCGAGATCGAGGCGCCGGTCAACGAGATGCTCGCCTGGGTCGGCCTGTCCGACCGCGCCTCCGCCCGCCCCGCGACGCTTTCGGGCGGCGAACAGCAGCGCGTGGCGATCGCGCGTGCGGTGATCGGGCGGCCCGATCTGCTCGTGGCCGACGAGCCGACGGGCAATGTCGATCCTGAAATGGCCGAGCGGCTGCTCCATCTGTTCGACGGGCTGAACAAGCTCGGCACCACCATCGTTGTCGCGACGCACGATATCCATCTCCTCAACCGCGTGCCGCGCGCGGCCTTGATGCGGCTCGATCGAGGCCGCGTGACCGACCCCACCGATGAGTTGCGCCATGCGCTCCGGTTGGAAGCGGGAACGCCGGCATGA
- a CDS encoding cell division protein FtsX, with protein MSFGLISSRADRRLLPEGRLAGPMPWVIAIMMFLTALAAATGLGLGAAARTIGNDLSGKLTVQIVEANPDIRDAQAQAVERVLRGQADVTALRRVGEAEMAALLEPWLGEAGLLGEDLPVPALIDVSLRDGDDKRVEAVEQAVRKVAPTARIDRHARWLEPIIALIGSLQWLAAALVGLMAAATASIVVLSARAALNTHRETIDVLHLMGATDLQITHLFQRRIALDALFGGLVGLIAAYAVILLLGDRVQAMGSDMLGAVSLSGIDRALILALPFAGALLATFAARVTVIKSLRKML; from the coding sequence ATGAGCTTCGGCCTCATCTCCAGCCGCGCCGATCGGCGCCTGCTGCCCGAAGGGCGGCTGGCGGGGCCGATGCCCTGGGTGATTGCGATCATGATGTTCCTGACCGCACTCGCGGCCGCCACGGGGCTTGGCCTTGGCGCGGCGGCGCGCACGATCGGCAATGATCTGTCGGGCAAACTCACCGTCCAGATCGTCGAGGCCAATCCCGATATCCGCGATGCGCAGGCGCAGGCGGTGGAACGCGTGCTGCGCGGGCAGGCCGATGTCACCGCGCTGCGCCGCGTGGGCGAGGCCGAGATGGCTGCGCTGCTCGAGCCCTGGCTGGGCGAAGCGGGGCTTTTGGGCGAAGACCTGCCCGTCCCCGCGCTCATCGATGTCAGCCTGCGCGACGGCGACGACAAGCGCGTCGAGGCGGTTGAGCAGGCGGTGCGCAAGGTGGCCCCCACCGCGCGGATCGATCGCCATGCCCGCTGGCTTGAACCGATCATCGCGCTCATCGGCTCGCTGCAATGGCTTGCGGCGGCGCTGGTCGGGCTGATGGCGGCGGCCACCGCCTCGATCGTGGTGCTCTCCGCGCGCGCCGCGCTCAACACGCACCGCGAAACGATCGACGTGCTCCACCTGATGGGGGCGACCGATCTCCAGATCACCCATCTGTTCCAGCGCCGCATCGCGCTCGATGCGCTGTTCGGCGGGCTTGTCGGGCTGATCGCGGCCTATGCCGTCATCCTGTTGCTGGGGGACAGGGTGCAGGCGATGGGATCGGACATGCTGGGCGCGGTCAGCTTGTCGGGGATCGACCGCGCGCTTATCCTCGCGCTTCCCTTTGCGGGCGCGCTTCTGGCAACCTTTGCCGCGCGCGTCACGGTCATCAAATCCTTGCGGAAAATGTTGTGA
- a CDS encoding YdcF family protein encodes MIKRLFSIVPLIWALGFAAFVVFLPRPAGDVVTDGVTALTGGPGRIERGLEVIERNEAKRLLISGVNRSVKRKELAHTLGIPVERLECCVDLGRQAVDTRSNAQETANWLKRRGYKSVRLVTTDWHMRRARYELSRAVRGKVVIVPDAVRSQASFSVLFREYHKYLLSHAGAAVGL; translated from the coding sequence GTGATCAAGCGCCTGTTCTCGATTGTCCCTTTGATCTGGGCGCTGGGCTTTGCGGCGTTCGTCGTCTTCCTGCCGCGTCCGGCGGGCGATGTTGTCACCGATGGCGTCACCGCGCTCACCGGCGGGCCGGGGCGGATCGAGCGCGGGCTTGAGGTGATCGAACGCAACGAAGCCAAAAGACTGCTGATCTCGGGCGTCAACCGCAGCGTGAAGCGCAAGGAACTGGCGCATACGCTCGGCATCCCCGTCGAACGCCTCGAATGCTGCGTCGATCTTGGCCGCCAGGCGGTCGATACCCGCTCGAACGCGCAGGAAACCGCAAATTGGCTCAAGCGCCGCGGGTATAAAAGCGTGCGGCTCGTCACAACCGATTGGCATATGCGTCGCGCACGCTATGAACTGAGCCGGGCCGTGCGCGGCAAGGTGGTCATCGTCCCCGATGCCGTTCGCAGCCAGGCCAGTTTCTCGGTATTGTTCCGGGAATATCATAAATATCTGCTCAGCCATGCCGGCGCAGCCGTAGGATTGTGA
- a CDS encoding lysophospholipid acyltransferase family protein: protein MILVRSLLFALIFYPGTLVYVLSALAVAPFSVAMLRSIARGWAAFHRWCAAVFLGIRVRIVGTVPDHPVLFAIKHESMFETLETLIQFRDPAVLVKKELTQIPLWGKVALLHGVIPIDREGGATALRQLVRQARAAASEGRSLVIFPEGTRVPHGERPELRSGFAALYRQIGLPVVPVALDSGLVSPRRTFLKRPGVITFHFCDEIAPGLDRHTVEARVHAEINRLNSAG, encoded by the coding sequence ATGATTTTAGTTCGTTCGCTGCTGTTTGCGCTGATCTTCTATCCGGGGACGCTGGTCTATGTGCTCTCGGCGCTCGCCGTGGCGCCGTTCAGCGTAGCGATGCTGCGCAGCATTGCGCGCGGTTGGGCGGCGTTTCACCGCTGGTGCGCGGCGGTGTTCCTCGGTATTCGCGTCCGCATCGTCGGTACCGTTCCCGATCATCCGGTGCTGTTCGCGATCAAGCATGAATCGATGTTCGAGACGCTCGAGACGCTCATTCAGTTTCGCGATCCGGCGGTGCTGGTTAAAAAGGAACTGACGCAGATTCCGCTCTGGGGGAAGGTCGCGCTGCTCCACGGCGTCATCCCCATCGACCGTGAGGGCGGGGCCACCGCGCTGCGCCAGCTGGTGCGCCAGGCGCGCGCCGCGGCATCCGAAGGGCGTTCGCTCGTGATCTTTCCCGAAGGCACGCGCGTACCGCATGGCGAGCGGCCGGAGCTGCGCTCGGGCTTTGCCGCGCTTTACCGTCAGATCGGGCTGCCCGTCGTCCCCGTCGCGCTCGACAGCGGGCTCGTCTCGCCGCGCCGTACCTTCCTGAAGCGGCCGGGCGTCATCACCTTCCACTTTTGCGACGAAATCGCCCCGGGGCTCGATCGCCACACCGTCGAGGCGCGCGTGCACGCGGAAATCAACCGGCTCAATTCGGCCGGCTGA
- a CDS encoding prephenate/arogenate dehydrogenase family protein, which yields MLPFSRVTVIGLGLIGSSVARAVHQYMPTVRVTGYDADPAVRERAREISLCDDIADTAGSAVIDADLAILCVPVGAMGKAGEAIAADLPADAIVSDVGSCKASVLAALSEALPNACIIPAHPVAGTEHSGPDAGFATLFHQRWCIVTPPAEASETATVRVEEFWRRLGANVERMDPQHHDLVLAVTSHLPHLIAYTIVGTASDLETVTQSEVIKYSAGGFRDFTRIAASDPTMWRDVFLSNKDAVLDMLQRFSEDLSALQRAIRWDKGDELFDLFSRTRTIRRSIIEQGQDDAAADFGRHHD from the coding sequence ATGCTGCCATTTTCGCGCGTTACCGTGATCGGGCTGGGCTTGATCGGATCGTCGGTCGCCCGGGCCGTGCACCAATATATGCCGACGGTGCGCGTGACCGGTTACGACGCCGATCCGGCCGTCCGTGAGCGGGCGCGCGAGATTTCGCTGTGCGACGACATTGCCGACACCGCCGGTAGCGCGGTGATCGACGCCGATCTGGCGATCCTGTGCGTACCCGTGGGCGCGATGGGCAAGGCGGGCGAGGCGATTGCCGCCGATCTGCCGGCTGATGCGATCGTGAGCGACGTCGGATCGTGCAAGGCGAGCGTGCTCGCCGCGCTCAGCGAAGCGCTTCCGAATGCGTGCATTATCCCCGCGCACCCGGTGGCGGGGACCGAGCATAGCGGCCCCGATGCCGGGTTCGCGACGCTGTTTCACCAGCGCTGGTGCATCGTCACCCCGCCCGCAGAGGCCAGCGAAACGGCCACGGTGCGCGTCGAGGAGTTCTGGCGGCGGCTGGGCGCCAATGTCGAACGAATGGACCCGCAGCACCACGATCTGGTGCTCGCGGTCACCAGCCATTTGCCGCACCTCATCGCCTATACGATCGTGGGCACGGCATCCGACCTCGAAACCGTCACCCAATCCGAAGTGATCAAATATTCGGCGGGCGGTTTTCGCGACTTCACGCGCATCGCGGCATCGGACCCGACGATGTGGCGCGACGTCTTCCTGTCCAACAAGGATGCCGTGCTCGACATGCTCCAGCGCTTCTCGGAGGATCTGAGCGCGCTGCAACGGGCGATCCGCTGGGACAAGGGCGACGAGCTGTTCGATCTGTTCTCGCGCACGCGCACGATCCGCCGCAGCATCATCGAACAGGGGCAGGACGATGCGGCCGCCGATTTCGGCCGCCATCACGACTGA
- the hisC gene encoding histidinol-phosphate transaminase, which produces MTAPRPKDWIKGIAPYVPGRSTTADGRKVAKLSSNENPLGTSQHAEAAFAAGGANLSRYPDASAAALREAIAAKYGLDPARVIYGTGSDEILHLAAGAFAGVGDEVLFVRYGFAVYEIATRRVGATPVIAPDTDYATDVDALLAAVTPNTRVVFVANPNNPTGTYTPAAEIARLHAGLPADVLLVLDQAYAEYLGAADDDGGLALAVSAPNVLVTRTFSKIYGLAAERIGWGYASAEIIDALHRIRAPFNVTTAGQNAAIAAFADDDFVAGSRAHNDEWLAWFTAQVESLGNKGLRAVPSKANFLLVLFEGPLTAEAAYNGLMERGYITRWLPGQGLGHGLRITIGTEEETRGVADALRELAEAAG; this is translated from the coding sequence ATGACAGCACCGCGCCCCAAGGACTGGATCAAGGGCATCGCACCCTATGTTCCCGGTCGTTCCACCACCGCTGACGGCCGCAAGGTCGCCAAGCTTTCGTCGAACGAAAATCCGCTTGGCACCAGCCAGCATGCGGAGGCAGCCTTCGCGGCCGGGGGCGCCAATCTGTCGCGCTATCCCGATGCCAGTGCCGCAGCGCTGCGCGAAGCGATCGCCGCGAAATACGGTCTTGATCCCGCGCGCGTCATCTATGGCACCGGTTCGGACGAGATCCTGCACCTCGCCGCCGGCGCCTTTGCCGGCGTGGGCGATGAAGTATTGTTCGTGCGCTATGGCTTTGCGGTGTACGAAATCGCCACGCGCCGCGTGGGCGCCACCCCGGTGATCGCGCCCGACACGGACTATGCGACCGATGTCGACGCGCTGCTCGCCGCGGTCACGCCCAACACCCGCGTCGTCTTCGTCGCCAATCCCAACAACCCGACGGGCACCTATACCCCCGCCGCCGAGATCGCGCGGCTTCATGCCGGCCTTCCCGCCGACGTCCTCCTCGTGCTCGACCAGGCCTATGCCGAATATCTGGGTGCAGCCGACGACGATGGCGGGCTTGCGCTTGCGGTATCGGCGCCGAACGTGCTCGTCACGCGCACCTTTTCCAAGATTTATGGGCTTGCCGCCGAGCGGATCGGCTGGGGCTATGCCTCGGCGGAGATCATCGACGCGCTCCACCGCATCCGCGCGCCGTTCAACGTGACGACCGCCGGGCAGAACGCCGCGATCGCCGCCTTTGCCGACGATGATTTCGTGGCCGGCAGCCGCGCGCATAACGACGAATGGCTGGCCTGGTTCACCGCACAGGTGGAATCGCTGGGCAATAAGGGGCTGCGCGCGGTGCCGTCCAAGGCGAACTTCCTGCTCGTCCTGTTCGAGGGGCCGCTGACCGCGGAGGCCGCGTATAACGGGCTGATGGAGCGCGGCTATATCACGCGCTGGCTGCCGGGGCAGGGGCTTGGCCACGGGCTGCGCATCACCATCGGCACCGAGGAAGAAACCCGCGGCGTTGCAGACGCGCTGCGCGAACTGGCCGAGGCTGCCGGCTGA
- the recF gene encoding DNA replication/repair protein RecF (All proteins in this family for which functions are known are DNA-binding proteins that assist the filamentation of RecA onto DNA for the initiation of recombination or recombinational repair.), with translation MSIERLTLTDFRTYADAVLAPGPEFVILTGENGAGKTNVLEAVSLLAPGRGLRRAALSEMARDTGPGGFAVAARLGDGDLGTGTTPQAPERRLVRINGAAAAATQLSEWLSILWLTPAMDRLFLEGAGGRRRFVDRLVLALNPGHAVHTARYEAAMRARNKLLGAEGRPDAAWLTALEAQMAEHGAAIAEARRDTVQALCERLAEAPPSIFARPTLALDGGNIDGAAAFAADLAASRARDTGAGRALVGPHRSDLVVTHVAKNQPADRCSTGEQKALLLSIVLAHSELVADRLGRRPVLLLDEVAAHLDPTRRQALFDRLGAAGGQVWMTGTEDALFDGVPPSSTRFRIADGHII, from the coding sequence GTGTCCATCGAGCGCCTGACCCTTACCGATTTTCGTACCTATGCCGATGCGGTGCTCGCCCCCGGCCCCGAATTCGTGATCCTCACCGGCGAAAACGGCGCGGGCAAGACGAACGTGCTCGAGGCGGTGTCGCTGCTCGCCCCCGGCCGCGGTCTGCGGCGCGCGGCGCTCAGCGAAATGGCGCGCGATACCGGTCCCGGCGGCTTTGCGGTGGCGGCGCGGCTGGGGGACGGCGATCTCGGCACGGGCACCACCCCGCAGGCGCCCGAACGGCGGCTGGTGCGGATCAACGGGGCGGCGGCGGCGGCCACGCAATTGTCCGAATGGCTGTCGATCCTCTGGCTCACCCCCGCGATGGACCGGCTTTTCCTCGAAGGTGCCGGGGGACGGCGGCGCTTTGTCGACCGGCTGGTGCTGGCGCTCAATCCCGGCCATGCGGTGCATACCGCGCGCTATGAGGCGGCGATGCGCGCCCGCAACAAGCTGCTTGGCGCCGAGGGGCGCCCCGATGCCGCCTGGCTCACCGCGCTCGAGGCGCAGATGGCCGAACACGGCGCGGCGATCGCCGAGGCGCGGCGGGATACGGTACAGGCGCTGTGCGAACGCCTGGCCGAGGCCCCGCCCAGCATCTTCGCACGGCCAACCTTGGCGCTCGACGGTGGCAATATCGACGGGGCGGCGGCGTTCGCCGCCGATCTTGCGGCTTCGCGCGCGCGCGATACCGGCGCCGGGCGGGCGCTGGTCGGCCCGCACCGCAGCGATCTTGTCGTCACCCATGTCGCCAAGAACCAGCCCGCCGATCGTTGCTCGACCGGCGAGCAGAAGGCGCTTCTGCTCTCAATCGTGCTCGCGCATTCCGAACTCGTCGCCGATCGGCTGGGGCGGCGCCCGGTGCTGCTGCTCGACGAGGTGGCCGCGCATCTCGATCCCACCCGCCGCCAGGCGCTGTTCGACCGTTTGGGCGCGGCCGGTGGGCAGGTCTGGATGACGGGAACCGAGGATGCGCTGTTCGACGGCGTGCCTCCCTCCAGCACGCGCTTCAGGATTGCCGACGGGCATATTATATGA
- the gyrB gene encoding DNA topoisomerase (ATP-hydrolyzing) subunit B gives MSNDPAQNPNANEYGAESIKVLKGLDAVRKRPGMYIGDTDDGSGLHHMVFEVSDNAIDEALAGHCDRIIIQLNADGSVSVEDNGRGIPTGIHPEEGVSAAEVIMTQLHAGGKFENTSDDNAYKVSGGLHGVGVSVVNALSEWLDLNIWRDGEEHYMRFRHGDAEAPLKVIGPANGKKGTRVTFLPSPATFKITEFDFSKLEHRYRELAFLNSGVRLFLVDARHEEKVEHELFYEGGIGAFVQWLDRAKTPLFADPIAISSERDGIGIEVALEWNDSYYENVLCFTNNIPQRDGGTHLAAFRAALTRTLNGYAEKSGLLKKEKVALTGDDMREGLTAIVSVKLPDPKFSSQTKDKLVSSEVRQPLESLMSDKMTEWLEENPAHAKAIIQKVIDAAAAREAARKARELTRRKGVMDIASLPGKLADCQERDPAKSELFLVEGDSAGGSAKQGRDRHYQAILPLKGKILNVERARFDRMLSSKEIGTLIQALGTSIGREDFNLEKLRYHKIVIMTDADVDGAHIRTLLLTFFYRQMPQIIEAGHLYIAQPPLYKVSRGRSEVYVKDDGALDDYLVDAGLSAMVLETKGGARSGADLRELVEHARRMRTLMRYIPRRFNPAIVEALALAGALAPDLPLERREEAIARVADWLGAADPEARWTGRVTEDRGYQLERLWRGVTDHHAIEASFLGSAEARKLHGLASEQAEAYASASRLIASAKAGQQGEDGEIAALSEGKGTSVSRPSELLEAILASGRKGLSIQRYKGLGEMNAEQLWETTLDPQNRSLLKVEIAQADVADEIFTRLMGDVVEPRREFIQENALSVANLDV, from the coding sequence ATGAGTAACGATCCCGCACAAAATCCGAATGCCAATGAATATGGTGCAGAGTCGATCAAGGTCCTGAAGGGCCTCGATGCGGTTCGCAAGCGGCCGGGCATGTATATCGGCGATACCGATGACGGCTCGGGCCTGCACCACATGGTGTTCGAAGTGTCGGACAACGCGATCGACGAGGCGCTGGCCGGGCATTGCGACCGGATCATCATCCAGCTCAACGCCGATGGCTCGGTCTCGGTCGAGGATAATGGCCGCGGGATTCCGACGGGCATCCACCCCGAAGAAGGCGTGTCCGCCGCCGAGGTGATCATGACCCAGCTCCACGCGGGCGGGAAGTTCGAGAACACCTCGGACGACAACGCCTATAAGGTGTCGGGCGGCCTGCACGGCGTGGGCGTCTCGGTCGTCAACGCGCTCTCCGAATGGCTCGATCTCAACATCTGGCGCGACGGCGAAGAGCATTATATGCGTTTCCGCCACGGCGATGCCGAGGCGCCGCTCAAGGTTATCGGCCCGGCCAATGGCAAGAAGGGGACGCGCGTCACCTTCCTCCCCAGCCCCGCCACCTTCAAGATCACCGAATTCGACTTTTCGAAGCTCGAGCATCGCTACCGCGAACTCGCCTTCCTCAACTCGGGCGTGCGGCTGTTCCTGGTCGATGCCCGGCACGAGGAAAAGGTAGAGCATGAACTGTTCTACGAAGGCGGCATCGGCGCGTTCGTGCAGTGGCTCGACCGCGCGAAGACCCCGCTTTTCGCCGATCCCATCGCGATTTCGAGCGAGCGTGACGGTATCGGCATCGAGGTCGCGCTCGAGTGGAACGACAGCTATTACGAAAACGTCCTCTGCTTCACCAACAACATCCCGCAGCGCGACGGCGGCACCCATCTCGCCGCCTTCCGCGCCGCGCTGACGCGCACGCTCAACGGCTATGCCGAGAAATCGGGGCTGCTGAAGAAGGAAAAGGTCGCGCTCACCGGCGACGACATGCGCGAAGGGCTGACCGCGATTGTCTCGGTCAAGCTGCCCGATCCCAAGTTCAGCTCGCAGACCAAGGACAAGCTCGTCTCGTCCGAGGTGCGCCAGCCGCTCGAAAGCCTGATGTCGGACAAGATGACCGAATGGCTCGAGGAAAATCCCGCGCACGCCAAGGCGATCATCCAGAAGGTGATCGACGCCGCCGCTGCGCGCGAAGCCGCCCGCAAGGCGCGCGAGCTTACCCGGCGCAAGGGGGTGATGGATATCGCCTCGCTCCCCGGCAAGCTTGCCGACTGCCAGGAACGCGATCCGGCCAAGTCCGAACTCTTCCTCGTCGAGGGTGACTCCGCAGGCGGTTCGGCCAAGCAGGGGCGCGATCGCCATTATCAGGCGATCCTCCCGCTCAAGGGCAAGATCCTTAACGTCGAGCGCGCGCGCTTCGATCGCATGCTCTCGTCGAAGGAAATCGGCACGCTCATCCAGGCGCTGGGCACCAGCATCGGCCGCGAGGATTTCAACCTCGAAAAGCTGCGCTACCACAAGATCGTCATCATGACCGACGCAGACGTCGACGGCGCGCATATCCGTACGCTGCTGCTTACCTTCTTCTATCGCCAGATGCCGCAGATCATCGAGGCGGGGCATCTCTACATCGCCCAGCCGCCGCTCTACAAAGTCTCGCGCGGCCGTTCCGAAGTCTATGTGAAGGATGACGGCGCGCTCGACGATTATCTCGTCGATGCCGGCCTGTCGGCGATGGTGCTCGAAACCAAGGGCGGGGCGCGCTCGGGCGCCGATCTGCGCGAACTGGTCGAACACGCGCGCCGCATGCGCACGCTGATGCGCTATATCCCGCGCCGCTTTAACCCCGCGATCGTCGAGGCGCTGGCACTGGCGGGCGCGCTCGCCCCCGACCTGCCGCTCGAACGCCGCGAAGAGGCGATTGCGCGCGTGGCTGACTGGCTTGGCGCAGCCGATCCCGAAGCGCGCTGGACGGGCCGGGTGACCGAAGATCGCGGCTATCAGCTCGAACGGCTGTGGCGCGGCGTGACCGATCACCACGCGATCGAAGCCAGCTTCCTTGGCAGCGCCGAGGCGCGCAAGCTCCACGGCTTGGCCAGCGAACAGGCCGAAGCCTATGCCTCGGCCTCGCGCCTCATCGCCTCGGCCAAGGCCGGTCAGCAGGGCGAGGACGGCGAAATCGCCGCGCTGAGCGAGGGCAAGGGCACGTCCGTGTCGCGCCCGTCCGAACTGCTCGAGGCGATCCTCGCCTCCGGGCGCAAGGGCCTGTCGATCCAGCGCTACAAGGGTCTTGGCGAAATGAACGCCGAGCAGCTCTGGGAAACCACGCTCGATCCGCAGAACCGCTCGCTCCTCAAGGTCGAGATCGCCCAGGCCGACGTCGCCGACGAGATCTTCACCCGCCTGATGGGCGACGTCGTCGAACCGCGCCGCGAATTCATCCAGGAAAACGCGCTGAGCGTGGCAAATCTCGACGTCTGA
- a CDS encoding TorF family putative porin produces the protein MRFVTSSGLALIAFLLPVAAAAETAADTPEFTVSGAATIVSDYRFRGVSLTGKDPAVQATINLAHESGVYIGAWGSSIDMGDRYGATEIDFYAGWAGSIAPRTDLDMAVAYYSYPGGSGPGKIEFFETSAKLSHDLGPLRTTLGMNYSWDQAALGDDNLYLYGEAAASIPGTPLTLKARGGRTRGALSPRAGSYHDWSLGADAGFGPITVGLAYVDTDLGRGARADGAALLSISAAF, from the coding sequence ATGCGCTTTGTCACTTCGTCGGGGCTTGCCCTGATCGCATTCCTATTGCCTGTCGCCGCTGCGGCTGAGACTGCCGCCGACACCCCCGAATTCACCGTTTCCGGCGCCGCTACCATCGTCAGCGATTATCGCTTTCGCGGCGTTTCGCTGACCGGGAAGGATCCCGCCGTCCAGGCTACGATCAACCTCGCCCATGAAAGCGGCGTCTATATCGGCGCCTGGGGATCGTCGATCGACATGGGCGACCGCTACGGCGCCACCGAAATCGATTTCTATGCGGGCTGGGCGGGGAGCATCGCCCCGCGCACCGATCTCGACATGGCGGTCGCCTATTACAGCTATCCCGGCGGCAGCGGCCCCGGAAAGATCGAATTTTTCGAGACCAGTGCCAAATTGTCGCACGATCTGGGCCCGCTCCGCACGACGCTGGGCATGAACTATAGCTGGGATCAGGCCGCGCTTGGCGACGACAATCTCTATCTTTACGGCGAAGCTGCCGCCTCCATTCCGGGGACGCCGCTCACATTGAAGGCGCGTGGCGGCCGCACCCGGGGCGCGCTCAGCCCCCGCGCCGGCAGCTATCATGACTGGTCGCTTGGCGCCGATGCGGGCTTCGGGCCGATCACGGTCGGCCTTGCCTATGTCGATACCGATCTCGGCCGCGGTGCCCGCGCCGATGGTGCTGCGCTGCTGTCCATCAGCGCCGCCTTCTGA